caattcccatcatccttgaccactggtcctcttagctagggatcatgggagttgtaggccaaaacatctggagggtcgcagtttggggatgcctggataaaaTGAAACTTCACATATCTGAGGAGGCATGTAGTTGATTCTTAGGTCAACGTCAGTGACTGGCCGCCACATCCAAGGGCATCAGACAGGCTTAGGGGTTGCAGGGCACACTTATCTCTTACCTGGTATACTTAATTCTGTTCTCCAACACATTGCCCCATCTTCCTGAATTCTGGCATCTgttgcctttggcctgatccagtctgATCCTCTTACATTCCTAGACACTGAAACAAAAAATGACATTCATCAGTCAGAAGGAGCCACCCTCAGTGTGCACTGATTTGAAGAAAAGCTAAATAAAAGCTGGAGGCACAGTTTCTGTGATAAATGGCAGCCAAGATTATGAGTCAATCATGGAATCTTAAAAGTATAATTTGGAAGCATACTGTAATAAGGCATGTATACTTCATGCTgaaccatttttttaatttttaattttcattataGATATACAGAGAGTTAAGGGTGAGGGTAGATTATATTCCACTTCcagattaaaagggggaaagtaaaACTTTTTATATAGTTATTTTTTAacctcatctttttaaaaaatgagtattctgggttttttgttttgttttttttcctgaaagttGTTTCACAGGATACCAATAGATTGGGGCATAATGAGGTTCTAACTAATTGACGTTATCTTATCATTAGCCTCTAATGATTTGAGTAAGGTAATGTTGAGGGGTGAGATAAATTTAGACTAATGAGGtaacccttcatggatcaatgccttgtcgtggcgaaggggcttgaataactcagagaagctatgagctatgccatgcagggccacccaagatggacaggtcatagtggagagttttgactaaacgtgatccacctggagaaggaactggcaagccactccagtatccctgccaagaaaactccatggacaaagacaacaggcatataaaagttatgacgctggaagatgagcccctcaggtcggaaggcgtccaacatgctactgaggaagagcggaggacaagtacaagtagattcagagctgatgaagcggctgggccaaagccgaaaggacgctcagttgcggatatgcctggaagcgaaaggaaagtccgatgctgtaaagaaaaatattgcataggaacctggaatgtaagaaccatgaatagaggtaagctggatgtggtcaaaaatgagatgacaagaataaatatcgacatcctgggcatcagtgaactaaaatggaagggaatgggtgaattcagttcgggtgactatcatatctactactgtgggcaagaatcctgtagaagaaatggagtggccctcatagtcaacaaaagagtggcaaaagctgtgatgggatgcaatctcaaaaatgacagaatgatctcgatacgaatccaaggcagaccttttaacatcacagtaatccaagtttatgcaccaactaccggtgctgaagaaagtgaaattgaccaattctatgaagacctacaacaccttctagaaatgacaccaaagaaggatgttcttctcattacaggggattggaatgctaaagtagggaatcaagagataaaaggaacaactggcaagtttggccttggagttcaaaatgaagcagggcaaaggctaatagagttctgtcaagagaacaagctggtcatcacaaacactctcttccaacaacacaagagacgactctacacatggatatcaccaaatgggcagcatcgaaatcagattgattatattctctgcagccaaagatggagaagctctatacagtcagcaaaaacaagacctggagctgactgtaactcagatcatcagcttcttatagcaaaattccagcttaaactgaagaaagtaggaaaaaccactgggccagtaagatacaatctgaatcaaatcccttatgaatacacagtggaagtgaggaacaggtttaaggatttagatttggtggacagagtgcctgaagaactatggatggaggctcgtaacattatacaggaggcagcaacgaaaaccatcccaaggaaaaggaaatgcaagaaagcaaaatggctgtccaacgaggccttacaaatagcggaggagaggaggcaagcaaaatgcaagggagatagggaaagatacaggaaactgaatgcagatttccaaaaaacagcaaggagagacaagagggtcttcttaaatgagcaatgcaaagaaatagaggaaaacaatagaatggggaaaaccagagatctgttcaagaaaattggagatatgaaaggaacatttcgtacaaagattaccataatcaaggacaaaagtggtaaggacctaacagaagcagaagacatcaagaagaggtggcaagaatacacagaggaattataccagaaagacatggaggtttcgtacacctcaggtagtgtggttgctgaccttgagccagacatcttggagagtgaagtcaaatgggccttagaaagcactgctaataacaaggccagtggaagtgatgatattccagctgaactatttaaaattttaaaagatgatgctgttaaggtgctacacccaatatgccagcaagtttggaaaactcagcaatggccagaggattggagaagatcagtctacatcccaattccaaagaagggcagtgccaaagaatgctccaactaccgcacaattgcgctcatttcacacgctagcaaggttatgcttaaaattctacaaggcaggcttaggcagtatgtggaccgagaactcccagaagtgcaagctggatttcgaaagggcagaggaaccagagaccaaatagcaaacatgcgctggattatggagaaagctagagagttccagaaaaacgtctacttctgcttcattgactatgcaaaagcctttgactgtgtcgaccacagcaaactatggcaagttcttaaagaaatgggagtgcctgatcacctcatctgtctcctgagaaatctctatgtgggacaagaagctacagttagaactggatatggaacaacggattggttcaaaattgggaaaggagtacgacaaggttgtatattgtctccctgcttatttaacttatatgcagaattcatcatgcgaaaggctggactagatgaatcccaagcaggaattaagattgccggaagaaatatcaacaacctcagatatgcagatgacacaaccttgatggcagaaagtgaggaggaattaaagaaccttttaatgagggtgaaagaggagagcgcaaaatatggtctgaagctcaacatcaaaaaaaccaagatcatggccactggtcccatcacctcctggcaaatagaaggggaagaaatggaggcagtgagagattttactttcttgggctccttgatcactgcagatggtgacagcagtcacgaaattaaaagacgcctgcttcttgggagaaaagcaatgacaaacctagacagcatcttaaaaagcagagacatcaccttgccgacaaaggtccgtatagttaaagctatggttttcccagtagtgatgtatggaagtgagagctggaccatcaagaaggctgatcgccgaagaattgatgcttttgaattatggtgctggaggagactcttgagagtcccatggactgctagaagatcaaacctatccattcttaaggaaatcagccctgagtgctccctggaaggacagatcgtgaagctgaggctccaatactttggccacctcatgagaagagaagactccttggaaaagaccctgatgttgggaaagattgagggcagtaggagaaggggacgacagaggacaagatggttggacagtgttctcgaagctacgaacatgagtttgaccaaactacgggaggcagtggaagacaggagtgcctggcgtgctatggtccatggggtcacgaagagtcggacacgactaaacgactaaacaacaacaatgaggtaACCAATTACAACAACATCCAGGGCAGGTATTTTACTGTCTCTGATTCCTCCTCCTTCGTCTTCTATTAATCCCTGCTGGTGCAATCAGCTGTAGAAGGTGAAGCATCCTGAAGTGTCCATTATTAGTATATTTTGATTCCTGATagaacaggaaagaaagaaagaaagaaagaaagaaagaaagaaagaaagaaagaaagaaagaaagaaagaaagagaaagaaaggcacCAGTACTGGAAATAATCAGTATCAGAAACCTCAAGGGTACACAGGAATCAGAAATAGAACATGAGGAAGTAATTGTAAACAAGAgttgtttcttcttctctctctgtgcTTGGTTTGAcacatgttttatgttttaaagtTAATCCTTAGCTTCATGACAGGGGTAGGGAATCTATGGCATAGCGACTGACTGTAGCCCTTCCACATTCTGTAGCTGGCCCTCATaattctccccagaccacactcTTCACCAGCTTTGCTCCAAAATttcttaaattttttttgggggggaggggctagcTGGGATATGTCAGTGAACTCAAATAAGAACTGCATGGAGGAGAGAGACAGATATGAGAATATGTAGAAACCATCTCACTTTGCAAAGGTAAAATTTTAATTCATTGTTCTGCACACTTTTGCCCCTAGTTCTGGCACaaatggcatgtggccctcagaagggaatgcggcccttgcaCTGAAAAATGTTTCTCACCTATGCTTTATGACAATAACCACAAATGTGTGAATCCCTCGGATATTTGAAGACTACATTCACATTACTAAAGGTTGTTATTACAATAAatctattatataataataataataataataataataataataataataataataataatttattatttataccccgcccatctggctgggtttccccagccactctgggcggcttccaacagaaaaataaaatacaataacggattaaacattaaaagcctccctaaacagggctgccttcagatgtcttctaaaagtctggtagttgtttttctacaTAAAGTTGTTTTTCTATATAAAGTTGTTTTTCTATATAAAGTTGTTTTTCTATATAAAGCTTACTCTTGGGGAAATTAGCAGCCAAATCCAGCAATACATATTCTTGCCAGTTAGCATGTGAAGGGGGAAGAAGCCTATAGTATACCCTGTTCCTTTTTTCTTCAACCAGTGATGGGAGCAGACATATATCCAACTGCTCCAGCTCAGGCACATCTCTGAGGCTGTTTATACTGTAAATGTAAGtattttgcttgtatttattttgctgctgctactgtgaaCCAATACAAGACTATGAGTAAGTAAAtcacattttaaacttacttctcAGTCTGTTGTCTGATTCTTTGTTAAGCAGGGTAGGAAAGGAGGAGCTTGCTTTGCAGTTGAACTTAATTAATTAAAGGGTCTCACATGCTAATCCTTATACTTTCAATTAAACTGCTTAAAGATGGGATTTAAACTCTGCTCAGCTGATTTCTTATTATGTTCAACCCACACATGTGGctgcctagagcaggggtaggcaacctaaggcccgggggccggatgcagccccatcaccttctcaatccgacccgcggacagtctgggaaacagcgtgtttttacaagagtagaatgtgttcttttatttaaaatgcatctctgggttatttgtggggcataggaattcgttcatattttccccccaaaatatagtccagcccaccacatggtttgagggatggtggaccggctcacagctgaaaaaggttcctgaccCCTTGGCCTAgagggataaattgcaattaatctTACCTATTAAATTGCAATTAATCTTACCTATTAAAACCATCCCACAACTCTCGTATGAGTCAGAAGGTGCTTTTCTATTGACAATCTTCTTTGTACTTTTCAGGACATGCACAAACATGATCACTGGACAACCCTTAGATGTACCATCAGAAATATAAGCCACGACAGAAAAGGTAGAACTTCACATGAAATtgctaaaaatgttttcattaagcaagcctacccagacatgtaatttTGATGTAAATTTTGACATTTAATTCTACTTTAATGcagatactttaaaaaatatatatatattattttatacttttattttttgaacattttcagGTCAgcttgcttttaatatttgatttcaTGTGTATGTTTTATacttttttgcaaaccacttagaggtttgggtgattaaatggtatataaatcCTGCTAAATAAAatggagaattattattttttaaagcccatGCCTTCCAAGGCACCAAGTGAAAAAATACTTGGTGTAGGTAAACCCAAAGGGCAGAAATTCCTTCCTGCATCACTAGTGTGACATCAACAACATGTCGCT
The window above is part of the Zootoca vivipara chromosome 13, rZooViv1.1, whole genome shotgun sequence genome. Proteins encoded here:
- the LOC132593138 gene encoding uncharacterized protein LOC132593138; translated protein: MDKDNRHIKVMTLEDEPLRSEGVQHATEEERRTSTSRFRADEAAGPKPKGRSVADMPGSERKVRCCKEKYCIGTWNVRTMNRGKLDVVKNEMTRINIDILGISELKWKGMGEFSSGDYHIYYCGQESCRRNGVALIVNKRVAKAVMGCNLKNDRMISIRIQGRPFNITVIQVYAPTTGAEESEIDQFYEDLQHLLEMTPKKDVLLITGDWNAKVGNQEIKGTTGKFGLGVQNEAGQRLIEFCQENKLVITNTLFQQHKRRLYTWISPNGQHRNQIDYILCSQRWRSSIQSAKTRPGADCNSDHQLLIAKFQLKLKKVGKTTGPVRYNLNQIPYEYTVEVRNRFKDLDLVDRVPEELWMEARNIIQEAATKTIPRKRKCKKAKWLSNEALQIAEERRQAKCKGDRERYRKLNADFQKTARRDKRVFLNEQCKEIEENNRMGKTRDLFKKIGDMKGTFRTKITIIKDKSGKDLTEAEDIKKRWQEYTEELYQKDMEVSYTSGSVVADLEPDILESEVKWALESTANNKASGSDDIPAELFKILKDDAVKVLHPICQQVWKTQQWPEDWRRSVYIPIPKKGSAKECSNYRTIALISHASKVMLKILQGRLRQYVDRELPEVQAGFRKGRGTRDQIANMRWIMEKAREFQKNVYFCFIDYAKAFDCVDHSKLWQVLKEMGVPDHLI